GGAACTGGCGCACCAGCAGCAGGAACAGATAACTGATGGAGACAGGTGCCAGGGCCACGGTGATCAGGCTGAAGGGGAAGGCGGCCCAGTCGTTCCAGCCGGCCAGGGTGACCCCGAGCAGGGCCAGGCTGGCACCGAGCAGGCCCAGGGCCCAGCCCTGCATCAGGGTCAGGGCGGTAACGCCCAGCAGATGAAACTCAAGCCCGGCACTGACCTCGGTACGCAACAGCCAGAGCATCATCAGGCCGACGATGGCCGCCAGCCAGCCGTTGCCCCGCGCGGGATCGGCCATCAGCGCCCGCCAGGGGGCAAAGCGGATCGCCGCCGCCAGCAGCAGGCCCATGGCCAGCAGGGTGCCCCACCAGAGCGCGGGGCTGAACAAGTTTCCGGTAAATTCCATACAGCTTGGCCGTTGCAGTCTAAACCCAGATTGTAGCCCGGATGGAGGCGATAGCCGGAATCCGGGGTTGTCGCCAGGCATGGCCCATGCCTACCCCGTTGCGCCTTAGAGCCAGCGCAAACCTCAGACCTCCTCCGGCAGGGGCTCGGGCACCCGTGGCAGGTGGAAGGCGATGACCAGGGTGGCGAGCATCACCGTCAGGCCCAGCAGGCCCAGGGCTATTGCTGGATTGGCTTGCTGGGCGGCGGCCCAGGTGTAGAGACCAACCCCTGCCAGCATGGCCAGGTTCTCGAAGAAGTTCTGGATCGCCACCGCGTTGCCGGCGCCGATGGCACGGTGGCCGATCTCCTGCAGGGTGGCGTTGAGTGGCACCAGAAACAGGCCGCCGCTGATACCGATCAGGCTCAGGGTGATGGCGGCGCTGGCGCTGTTCTGCATCAGCCCCAGCAGCAGGATCAGGGCACCCATCAGATAGGCCGCCATGCGCGCCCGGCGCAGCAGCTGCGCCGGGATCAGGCGCGGGGCCAGGGCGGCGCCGGCCACCACCCCCAGGGCCAGCCAGAGGGTCAGGCCGCCGATCTGCGCCGAGCTGTTCATGCCCAGCACCAGCGCCGCCCAGCCCACCAGGGCCACCCGCAGCACCGCCGCCGCGCCCCAGAACAGGGCCGCGCCGAGCAGGCTGAAGCGGGCCCTGCCGGTCTGTAGAAAGCGCCGGGTACGGCCGATGAAATGGCGCAGGGGCTGGGGCTCGGCACCCCGTGCGGGCAGCCGGGGCAACAGCAGGGCGATGCCGATGGAGGCGGCAAAGCTGGCGATGATCAACAGCAGGGCCAGGTCGATGGAATGGTCCGCCAGCTTGCCGCCCACCAGGGTGCCCAGCACGATGGCGACTATGGTGGAACCCTCGATCAGGGCATTGGCCTTGACCAGCTGGTTGCTGCCCACCATCTCCGGCAAGATGCCGTACTTGGCCGGGCCATAGACGGCGGCCCCGGCCCCCACCAGGGCGTAGGCCAGCAGGGGGTCGGTACCGAGCAGGATCAGGGCGGTGCCGAGCAGCTTGAGCAGGTTGCCGGCCAGCAGTACCTGCGGCTTGGGCCAGGCATCCGCCAGCTGCCCCACCCAGGGGGCGAGCAGCACTGGGGCGATGAGAAACACGCTCTGCAGCGCCGGAATGTACCAGCCGCTGGCCATGCCCACCTGCAGGGCCATGGCGATGGCGGTGAACAGGATGGCGTTATCGGCGAAGGCGGTCAGAAACTGCGCCGCCATCAGGGTATGCAGGGGCTGGGTAGGCAGGGATTTCATGGCTTATTCTCCTGTCAGGGCCAGCTGGCTCAGGCTGGGGTAGTCGATCTTGCCGGTGGCCAGCAGGGGGATCTTATCCAGCCGGATCAGGCTGCGGGGGACATGTAGCTCACTCACCCCCTGAGCGCGGGCGTACTGGCCCAGGGCGGCGCGTTCGGCCTCCGGCTGGGTGGTGAACAGCACCAGCTGTTCGCCCTTGCGCGCATCCGGGCGGCTGACCACGGCGTGCTCCGCCGCTGGCCAGAGGCCCTTGGCCAGCTCCTCCACCAGCCCCAGGGAGACCATCTCACCGGCGATCTTGGCAAAGCGCTTGGCCCGACCGAGGATATGGATGAAGCCATCGCCATCCACCTCGACGATATCGCCGGTGTCGTACCAGCCCCCCGCCGGGGCCACCAGCTGGCCGGGTTGCTCGGCCAGCAGATAGCCGAGCATGACATTGGGCCCGCGCACCCGCAGACGACCGCCGCGCTCCACCCCAGGCACAGGGTCCAGCACCCAGTCGATGCCGGGCAGGAAGCGGCCCACGGTGCCGGAGCGAGCCGCCATGGCGCTATTGACGGCGATCACCGGGCTGGTCTCGGTGGCGCCATAGCCCTCCAGGATGCGCTTGCCGAATTTGTGCATCCACAGCTCGCGGGTCTCCGGGGTCAGCTTCTCGGCCCCGGCGAAGACGTATCTCAGGCTATAGAAATCATAGGGATGGGCATGGCGGGCATAACCGGCCAGAAAGCTGTTGGTGCCGAACAGTATGGTGGCGCCGGTGTCGTAGGCCACCTCGGGCACCATGCGGTAGTGCAGCGGCGAGGGGTAGAGAAAGCACCGCAGGCCATTGAGCAGGGGTAGCAGGGTGGCGGCGGTGAGGCCAAAGGAGTGGAACAGGGGCAGTGCGTTGCACACCAGATCCCTGGGTGAAAAATCCACCCTTGCGGCCATCTGCGCCTGATTGCTGAGCAGGTTGTGATGGGACAGCACCACGCCCTTGGGCGCGCCCTCGGAGCCGGAGGTGAACAGCACCACGGCGGGGTTCTGGCTGTTGCCTCGGCCCGCCGCCGGGTAGAGACCCAGCCGGGCGCGCAGCCAGCCGCCAAGCTTGTCGCCCAGGCCGATCTGTTCGGCCAGATCTTCCAGATAGATGATTTGGATGTCCGCGCCCAGCTCGGTCAGGGTCGCCTCCAGCTTGGCCATCTGGGCAAAGCGGCGCGAGCTGAAGAGGACGCGCACGCCAGCGGTGGCGCAGGCGCTGCGCAGGGCGCGGCTGCCCAGGGTGAAGTTGAGCATGGCCGGGGTGCGGCCCTGGCCGCTGAGGGCGAAAAACAGTACCACGGCGGCATTGGACGACGGCAGCAGCAGGCCCACCCGATCCCCCGCCGTGGTCCACTGGTCGAGCTTGCCGCCGAGGATCAGGCTGCGCGTGATCAGGTCGTTGTAGCTCAGGGGCTTGCGCTGTATGTCCTCCAGCACCGGATGACCGCCGCCGTGGACGCGGCGGGCATCCAGCAGGGCCTGGAACAGGGTCTTATCGCGCTGGCTGGTGTGAAACAGCATCCGCGCCATCAACTCGCCCAGCTCATCGCCCAAGGCGCGACGGCGGGCCCGGCCACGGATCGCAAGCCCAGCGCCCAGGTATTGGGGGGCGAGCAGGCTGATGCGCACCGGCGGGAACCAGCGCAGACGGTAGATGCCCTTGAGGTAGGAGAAGGGGGTGTACTGGGGGCCATCCAGACGTACTGGTAGCAGCGGGGCCTTGGCCCGGTCGGCGGCCATGGCGGCACCGTCATAGACCTTCATCAGGGCGCCGGTGCGGGTGATGCGGCCCTCGGGGAAGATCACCACCTGCTCATCGGCCTTGAGATGGCGGATCAGGGTCTTGATCGAGATGGGGTTGGTGGGGTCCATGGGCAGCAGCCGCACCAAGCCGTGGAAGGGCCGCATCCACCAGCGCTGGGCCACCAGGGTATTGATGGCGAACACCGGCCGACCGGGCAGGAACAGGGCCAGCAGCAGGGCGTCCAGATAGGAGGTGTGGTTGGCGATGATCAGGGCGCGGCCCTGCAGCCGGGCGGCGTGCTCGGCCCCCTCCAGGCGGACCCGGTACAGGCAGGTAAGCAAAAGTCGCAACAGGGTTTTGAACAGGTTCATGGGTGGCTCCGGTTTTGGGGTCTGTGTACCCTTGCAGTCAATTTCTGTGCCATGTCAGAGGGCGGAGGACAGAGGACGGAGGACAGAAGACTGACCGCTTGGGTGCATTTTATGTCATGATGGCATGCAAAATTTGCCCAAGGTTCTAGCTCAGAGACCCAGCCCCATGCCCGAAACCCCGCTCGCCGCCGAGGACCGCCGTTTTTTCGATCTGGTGGCCGATGTCATCTTCGCCAATCCCTTCAGCACCCAATATCAAGAGGTGGCAGCGCGTCTGTCCGAGGTCACCCGCCTGCCGGCCAGCGACAGCAAGCAGCGTTACCTGGATGCCGTGGCCGAGATCCTTTGCGAACGGCTTGCGCAGCTGGCCGGGCGGGGTATCCGCCGGGTCGGGGATGTGCATCCCCGCGATCAGAAGGCCCTGGAATACGTGCTGCTGTTCCGCTGCTATCACAGCTATAACGCGGCCTTTGACGGGCTGATCGAGACCCAGCTCAAACGCGGCGATGAGTCCGTGCCCGTGCCCTTTGCCGATGAACTGCTCGGCGAGCTGGCCGATTGCGGCGTGGCGGCGCTGGATGCCCTGCGCTACATCAGCCTGTTCTATCAGCTGCGCCGTGCCTATCACTTCATCGACCAGACCCTGATCGGCCAGAGCCCCTGCATGGTACGCCTGCGCCATGCCCTGTGGAATAACGTCTTCACCACCGATATCCGCACCTACGGCAACCAGCTGTGGGGGCGCATGGAGGACTTCTCTACCCTGCTGCTGGGGGAGACCGGCAGTGGCAAGGGTGCTGCGGCGGCGGCCATAGGCCGCTCCGGGGCCATCCCCTTTGATCCGGCCAGCGGTCGTTTCAAGGCCAGCTTCACCACCAGTTTTATCGCCACCAATCTGTCCCAGTTCCCGGAGAGCCTGATCGAGTCCGAGCTGTTTGGCCACCGCAAGGGGGCCTTTACCGGTGCCATCGACCACCATCAGGGGGTGTTTCAGCGTTGCAGCCCCCACGGTGCCCTGTTTCTGGATGAGATTGGCGATGTCAGCCTGCCCACCCAGATCAAGCTGCTCAATGTGCTGCAGGAGCGGCGCTTCTCACCCGTGGGCAGTCATCAGGTGATGAAGTTCTCCGGTC
This is a stretch of genomic DNA from gamma proteobacterium SS-5. It encodes these proteins:
- a CDS encoding AMP-binding protein is translated as MNLFKTLLRLLLTCLYRVRLEGAEHAARLQGRALIIANHTSYLDALLLALFLPGRPVFAINTLVAQRWWMRPFHGLVRLLPMDPTNPISIKTLIRHLKADEQVVIFPEGRITRTGALMKVYDGAAMAADRAKAPLLPVRLDGPQYTPFSYLKGIYRLRWFPPVRISLLAPQYLGAGLAIRGRARRRALGDELGELMARMLFHTSQRDKTLFQALLDARRVHGGGHPVLEDIQRKPLSYNDLITRSLILGGKLDQWTTAGDRVGLLLPSSNAAVVLFFALSGQGRTPAMLNFTLGSRALRSACATAGVRVLFSSRRFAQMAKLEATLTELGADIQIIYLEDLAEQIGLGDKLGGWLRARLGLYPAAGRGNSQNPAVVLFTSGSEGAPKGVVLSHHNLLSNQAQMAARVDFSPRDLVCNALPLFHSFGLTAATLLPLLNGLRCFLYPSPLHYRMVPEVAYDTGATILFGTNSFLAGYARHAHPYDFYSLRYVFAGAEKLTPETRELWMHKFGKRILEGYGATETSPVIAVNSAMAARSGTVGRFLPGIDWVLDPVPGVERGGRLRVRGPNVMLGYLLAEQPGQLVAPAGGWYDTGDIVEVDGDGFIHILGRAKRFAKIAGEMVSLGLVEELAKGLWPAAEHAVVSRPDARKGEQLVLFTTQPEAERAALGQYARAQGVSELHVPRSLIRLDKIPLLATGKIDYPSLSQLALTGE
- a CDS encoding sigma-54-dependent Fis family transcriptional regulator; the encoded protein is MPETPLAAEDRRFFDLVADVIFANPFSTQYQEVAARLSEVTRLPASDSKQRYLDAVAEILCERLAQLAGRGIRRVGDVHPRDQKALEYVLLFRCYHSYNAAFDGLIETQLKRGDESVPVPFADELLGELADCGVAALDALRYISLFYQLRRAYHFIDQTLIGQSPCMVRLRHALWNNVFTTDIRTYGNQLWGRMEDFSTLLLGETGSGKGAAAAAIGRSGAIPFDPASGRFKASFTTSFIATNLSQFPESLIESELFGHRKGAFTGAIDHHQGVFQRCSPHGALFLDEIGDVSLPTQIKLLNVLQERRFSPVGSHQVMKFSGRVIAATNRPLDRLRQEGRFREDFYYRLSSDVILVPSLRERLAEQADELDALLALLIQRMTGGQNTSLVEQARRALKAQLPPNYPWPGNVRELEQAVRRVLLTGSYRPDLDSNLDANGPADPWLEALTQGQLSAQELLAGYCQRLYRQWGSYEKVAQQTGLDRRTAKKHIEACRL
- a CDS encoding molecular chaperone DnaJ → MEFTGNLFSPALWWGTLLAMGLLLAAAIRFAPWRALMADPARGNGWLAAIVGLMMLWLLRTEVSAGLEFHLLGVTALTLMQGWALGLLGASLALLGVTLAGWNDWAAFPFSLITVALAPVSISYLFLLLVRQFLPRHFFVFVFINAFVAGGLTGMLCGYLSAALLAASGVTSYAALEDSLLPFFPIMFFPEAVLNGWIITLLVVFKPEWVYSFRDEEYLRGK
- the lplT gene encoding lysophospholipid transporter LplT; this encodes MKSLPTQPLHTLMAAQFLTAFADNAILFTAIAMALQVGMASGWYIPALQSVFLIAPVLLAPWVGQLADAWPKPQVLLAGNLLKLLGTALILLGTDPLLAYALVGAGAAVYGPAKYGILPEMVGSNQLVKANALIEGSTIVAIVLGTLVGGKLADHSIDLALLLIIASFAASIGIALLLPRLPARGAEPQPLRHFIGRTRRFLQTGRARFSLLGAALFWGAAAVLRVALVGWAALVLGMNSSAQIGGLTLWLALGVVAGAALAPRLIPAQLLRRARMAAYLMGALILLLGLMQNSASAAITLSLIGISGGLFLVPLNATLQEIGHRAIGAGNAVAIQNFFENLAMLAGVGLYTWAAAQQANPAIALGLLGLTVMLATLVIAFHLPRVPEPLPEEV